One stretch of Bradyrhizobium canariense DNA includes these proteins:
- a CDS encoding IS701 family transposase — protein MAGRTSNWEDELGRWLQPFLDRLGHKARRRMCPLYVSGLIGPGDRKSVQPMAARLSPGDYDQLHHFIADGVWDAAPLESELLVQADRLVGGEDAVLVIDDTALPKKGDRSVGVAAQYASSLGKTANCQTLVSLTLARGEVPVMVALRLFLPESWTSDAARLKRTGVPVEYRAARTKPEIALAEIDRVIAAGVRLGCVLADAGYGLSAPFRQGLTTRGLFWAVGIPRHLKVYPVGVKLIWPVAARGRPRKRHIPDILSRAAEDMLANAKWQNVSWRNGTKGRLEARFAAVRVRTADGPPQRIKDMGQQHLPGDEAWLIGEHRSSGEKKYYLANLPAKTDLRTLAATIKARWICEQAHQQLKEELGLDHFEGRSWQGLHRHTLMTMIAYAFLQHRRLAQVGRKKKNQRSTAAAEPASRTPSHRRSHRSTTTSAMPVLPKKNRQKAAA, from the coding sequence ATGGCGGGCAGGACGTCGAACTGGGAAGATGAGCTTGGACGCTGGCTCCAGCCATTTCTGGATCGGTTAGGGCACAAGGCGCGACGGCGGATGTGTCCGCTGTATGTTTCGGGGCTGATCGGACCGGGCGATCGCAAGAGCGTGCAGCCGATGGCGGCGCGGCTATCGCCGGGGGACTATGACCAGTTGCACCATTTTATCGCTGATGGCGTCTGGGATGCGGCGCCATTGGAGTCGGAGCTGCTCGTTCAGGCCGATCGGCTGGTCGGTGGCGAGGATGCGGTACTGGTCATCGACGACACCGCGTTGCCGAAGAAGGGCGATCGTTCGGTTGGTGTGGCTGCGCAATATGCTTCGTCTCTCGGCAAGACGGCCAATTGCCAAACGTTGGTGTCGCTGACGCTTGCGCGCGGTGAAGTGCCGGTGATGGTGGCATTGCGTCTCTTCCTTCCCGAGAGCTGGACGAGCGATGCGGCGCGTTTGAAGCGCACCGGTGTTCCCGTCGAGTATCGCGCAGCGCGGACCAAGCCAGAGATCGCGCTGGCTGAGATCGATCGCGTGATCGCGGCCGGAGTTCGCCTCGGCTGTGTACTGGCGGATGCCGGTTACGGCCTCAGCGCACCGTTCCGTCAGGGGCTCACGACACGCGGGCTTTTCTGGGCCGTTGGTATCCCTCGTCACCTCAAGGTGTACCCGGTCGGGGTCAAGCTGATCTGGCCAGTTGCGGCTCGGGGTCGTCCCCGCAAGCGGCACATTCCGGATATTCTGTCGAGAGCGGCCGAAGACATGTTGGCCAACGCCAAGTGGCAGAATGTAAGCTGGCGAAACGGAACCAAGGGGCGGCTGGAAGCCCGCTTCGCCGCGGTGCGCGTCCGGACCGCCGATGGACCACCGCAGCGGATCAAGGACATGGGCCAGCAGCACCTTCCCGGAGATGAGGCGTGGCTGATCGGCGAGCATCGCAGCTCGGGGGAGAAGAAGTATTACCTCGCCAATCTGCCGGCCAAAACGGATCTGCGCACGTTAGCTGCCACGATCAAAGCGCGGTGGATTTGCGAACAGGCCCATCAGCAGTTGAAGGAGGAACTCGGGCTCGATCACTTCGAAGGAAGATCCTGGCAAGGCCTCCATCGACATACGCTCATGACCATGATCGCTTACGCGTTCCTCCAGCACCGCCGTCTCGCACAAGTGGGGCGGAAAAAAAAGAATCAACGGTCCACCGCCGCAGCCGAGCCTGCCAGCCGTACGCCAAGCCATCGTCGATCTCATCGTTCAACCACGACCTCAGCGATGCCCGTACTGCCGAAGAAAAATCGGCAAAAAGCAGCGGCATGA
- a CDS encoding DOPA 4,5-dioxygenase family protein has product MIDSSTAPPPRSLSEITSFHAHVYYDPTTRSEAERLRAWIDERFSVTLGRWHDVKVGPHDQAMFQIAFAVDVFPTLVPWLMLNHGRLSILVHPNTNNPRRDHSANPLWIGQPLAVRAEGLPDESATEPPLSPNTRPVKPA; this is encoded by the coding sequence TTGATTGATTCATCAACAGCCCCGCCGCCGCGCTCGCTAAGCGAAATCACGAGTTTTCATGCTCACGTCTATTACGATCCGACGACGCGCTCGGAAGCCGAGCGGCTGCGCGCCTGGATCGATGAACGCTTCTCCGTCACACTGGGCCGTTGGCATGATGTGAAAGTCGGGCCGCACGATCAGGCCATGTTTCAGATTGCCTTTGCGGTTGACGTCTTTCCGACTTTGGTGCCGTGGCTGATGCTCAATCATGGCAGACTGAGCATATTGGTCCATCCGAACACGAACAATCCGCGCCGAGACCATAGCGCAAATCCGCTTTGGATCGGGCAGCCCCTTGCCGTGCGTGCGGAAGGCTTGCCGGATGAGAGTGCGACGGAGCCGCCGCTTTCGCCAAACACGAGGCCGGTCAAGCCGGCGTAA
- a CDS encoding MetQ/NlpA family ABC transporter substrate-binding protein: MRIFVAIIVAALALAGAAKGETVRVGVTAGPHAEIMEVVKKVAAEHGLDIKVIEFSDYVIPNQALALGDLEANSFQHEPYLKNQISKTGWKIVKVANTIASPQGVYSLKYKKLADLPEGARVAIANDPSNGARGLMILALHGLIKLRDPNNVVSTISDITDNPKKLRFVELDAAQLPRSLQDVDLVSINNNYAVQAGLNPATDAIAHESADGPWVNILAVREEDRDKPWVKQLIEAYHSDPVKNFIDTRFKGTYIATW, from the coding sequence ATGCGTATCTTTGTTGCGATTATTGTTGCTGCGCTCGCGCTGGCCGGTGCCGCGAAGGGAGAGACCGTTCGGGTCGGCGTGACTGCCGGTCCGCACGCCGAGATCATGGAGGTCGTCAAGAAGGTGGCCGCTGAGCACGGCCTCGATATCAAGGTCATCGAATTCTCGGATTATGTCATCCCGAACCAGGCCCTCGCGCTCGGGGATCTCGAAGCGAACTCGTTTCAGCACGAACCCTATCTGAAAAACCAGATATCGAAGACGGGATGGAAGATCGTGAAGGTGGCCAACACGATCGCTTCGCCGCAAGGCGTCTATTCGTTGAAATACAAGAAACTGGCCGACCTGCCGGAAGGAGCGCGGGTTGCCATCGCCAATGACCCGTCAAATGGCGCGCGGGGCCTGATGATCCTTGCCCTTCACGGCCTGATCAAGCTGAGGGATCCCAACAACGTCGTATCGACGATTTCAGACATTACCGACAATCCGAAAAAATTGCGTTTCGTCGAACTCGATGCGGCGCAGTTGCCGCGCTCGCTTCAGGATGTCGATCTGGTGTCGATCAACAACAACTACGCGGTTCAGGCCGGCCTTAATCCCGCGACCGACGCGATTGCCCACGAGAGCGCCGACGGGCCGTGGGTCAACATTCTCGCCGTACGCGAGGAAGACAGAGACAAGCCTTGGGTAAAGCAGCTTATCGAGGCCTATCACTCGGATCCGGTGAAGAATTTTATCGATACGCGCTTCAAGGGCACGTATATCGCGACCTGGTGA
- a CDS encoding aliphatic sulfonate ABC transporter substrate-binding protein has translation MPSIASIMRRLAVGALGLLATAALAQPAVSDEIRIGYQKSSTLTAILKANGELEKALAPLGISVSWHEFTSGLPLLEAVNVGSIDFGADVADTVPIFAQAAGAKMAYVAEEAASPSAQAILVPQSSPIKTLADLRGKRVAVTKGAGSHFLLLAAVAKAGLSFKDITPAYLTPADGRAAFVSNNVDAWVAWDPFLTSASRQSGGRVLADGSNGLASYKRYYLSSAAFADRHGDVLNIIFGKLAETGRWVKAHPKDAATLLAGLWGIDAPTVEEANSHRSYQVGSVTVSGLSEQQRIADAFFAEGLIPAKVDTTAVKIWTPKGS, from the coding sequence ATGCCTTCTATTGCATCCATTATGCGCCGCCTTGCCGTCGGCGCCCTCGGCTTGTTGGCGACGGCCGCTCTGGCGCAACCCGCCGTCTCCGACGAGATCCGTATCGGCTATCAAAAATCGTCGACACTGACCGCCATCCTCAAGGCCAATGGCGAACTTGAAAAGGCGCTTGCTCCGCTTGGCATCAGCGTGTCCTGGCACGAATTCACCAGCGGACTGCCGCTATTGGAGGCGGTCAATGTCGGCAGCATCGATTTCGGCGCTGACGTGGCCGATACCGTGCCGATCTTTGCGCAGGCCGCGGGCGCCAAAATGGCTTACGTCGCCGAGGAAGCTGCATCGCCGTCGGCGCAAGCCATCCTGGTTCCGCAGTCTTCGCCCATCAAAACGCTGGCCGACCTCAGGGGTAAAAGGGTCGCGGTCACCAAGGGCGCCGGCAGCCATTTTCTGCTTCTTGCCGCCGTGGCAAAGGCTGGCCTGAGTTTCAAAGACATCACGCCGGCCTATCTGACGCCTGCCGACGGTCGAGCGGCGTTCGTCAGCAACAATGTCGATGCGTGGGTTGCCTGGGACCCATTCCTCACCAGCGCGAGCCGCCAGTCGGGCGGACGGGTTCTGGCTGACGGCAGCAACGGCCTTGCAAGCTACAAACGCTATTATCTGTCGTCAGCCGCCTTTGCAGATCGCCACGGCGATGTGCTGAACATCATTTTCGGCAAACTCGCCGAGACCGGTAGATGGGTCAAAGCTCACCCGAAGGACGCCGCGACCTTGCTCGCCGGCCTCTGGGGTATCGACGCACCGACTGTTGAAGAAGCCAACAGCCATCGTTCCTATCAGGTCGGCTCAGTCACCGTCTCCGGACTGTCCGAACAGCAGCGCATCGCGGATGCATTCTTCGCGGAAGGGCTGATCCCAGCCAAGGTCGATACAACCGCCGTCAAAATCTGGACGCCCAAGGGTTCTTAA
- a CDS encoding MetQ/NlpA family ABC transporter substrate-binding protein: MSRDINIGPGYGRRRLLSVVTASLLFAVGHGTISSAVAAEPLKVGTSSGPIADIIQFAAARAKEQGLDVKIVEFSDWVTPNEALQSGDIDANLFQHIPFLNDAIQARGYSFTPVAPTYVIPVGLYSKKITKIADVHERATVAVASDPVNEARGLLLFEKAGLIKLREGAGEKANIRDIEGNPKKLKFLEVEAPQLPRVLDDVELAQVSISYLIASGSNPESLLIADGFGDPRYALQFVARTDRKDDPRLLRFVSIYRSQEVKDYINKKYGRFFVPVW, from the coding sequence ATGAGCAGGGATATCAACATTGGACCAGGGTACGGTCGCCGCCGTTTGCTTTCAGTGGTGACCGCGAGCCTGCTGTTCGCCGTCGGTCATGGGACAATTTCGTCAGCGGTCGCCGCCGAGCCGCTGAAGGTCGGCACATCGAGCGGCCCGATCGCCGATATCATCCAGTTTGCGGCGGCGCGCGCCAAGGAGCAGGGGTTGGACGTCAAGATCGTCGAGTTTTCCGATTGGGTGACACCGAACGAGGCATTGCAGAGCGGCGATATCGACGCCAATCTTTTTCAGCATATTCCCTTCCTGAACGATGCCATTCAGGCGCGGGGCTACAGCTTCACGCCTGTCGCACCGACCTACGTCATTCCGGTCGGCCTCTATTCGAAGAAGATCACCAAAATCGCGGATGTTCATGAGCGGGCAACCGTGGCGGTCGCCAGCGATCCGGTCAACGAGGCACGCGGACTTTTGCTGTTCGAGAAGGCCGGCCTGATCAAGCTGCGCGAGGGTGCCGGAGAAAAGGCGAATATCCGCGATATCGAGGGAAATCCGAAGAAATTGAAATTTCTTGAGGTCGAGGCGCCGCAGCTCCCCCGGGTGCTCGACGACGTCGAACTGGCGCAAGTCAGCATCAGCTATCTCATTGCATCAGGCAGTAATCCCGAGAGTTTGCTGATTGCAGATGGATTCGGCGATCCGCGCTATGCGCTGCAATTCGTGGCGCGGACCGACAGGAAGGACGATCCACGCCTGCTCCGCTTCGTTTCGATCTACCGTTCGCAGGAGGTCAAGGATTACATCAATAAGAAGTATGGCCGTTTCTTTGTACCGGTGTGGTGA
- a CDS encoding LLM class flavin-dependent oxidoreductase yields MPKEIRLNAFDMNSVGHIQHGMWAHPRDQSPRYTEIEYWQHLARTAERGLFDAIFLADIIGVYDVYGASPAASIRNAVQIPINDPLLVVPVMAAVTKHIGFGVTSNATYEAPYLFARRLSTLDHLTRGRMGWNIVTGYLDSAARAMGLDRQIEHDNRYELADEYMEVVYKLLEGSWEDDAVVADRSGRLYADPAKIHAISHVGRRHRVNAIHLSEPSPQRTPVLYQAGVSTRGRAFAAKHAECVFFATSTKENVRAIVRDVRAQAVGNGRRAEDLVVFLSRSFIVGRTRKEAEEKFADYRAYGSVEGALAHFASSVGIDYAKEDLDAPLRHEQSNSMQSILEAVTTRSTEQWTLRKLLGQMGLGSRTMPFVGSAEEVADEMQGWVEETGIDGFNLSRVVTPEGLEDFVDLVVPILQERGVYKTAYREGTLRKKLFGGASGRLRESHVGASYRHRRVNDDGPDHASRPAVVS; encoded by the coding sequence ATGCCGAAGGAGATCCGCCTCAACGCATTCGACATGAATTCCGTCGGTCACATCCAGCACGGAATGTGGGCGCATCCCCGCGACCAGTCGCCGCGCTACACCGAAATCGAATACTGGCAGCATCTGGCCCGCACGGCCGAGCGGGGCCTGTTCGACGCGATTTTCCTGGCGGATATCATCGGCGTCTATGATGTCTACGGCGCGTCGCCGGCAGCATCGATCCGCAACGCGGTCCAGATTCCCATCAACGATCCACTGCTTGTTGTTCCCGTCATGGCGGCGGTGACGAAGCATATCGGTTTCGGCGTCACCTCGAATGCGACTTATGAAGCGCCGTATTTATTCGCTCGCCGCCTTTCCACGCTCGATCATCTCACCCGAGGGCGAATGGGATGGAACATCGTCACCGGTTATCTCGACAGTGCTGCGAGGGCGATGGGGCTCGATCGCCAGATCGAGCACGACAACCGCTACGAGCTCGCGGATGAATATATGGAGGTCGTCTACAAGCTGCTCGAGGGAAGCTGGGAGGACGATGCGGTCGTCGCGGATCGGAGCGGCAGGCTTTACGCCGATCCGGCGAAAATACACGCGATCAGCCATGTCGGACGGCGGCATCGGGTCAACGCAATCCACCTGAGCGAGCCTTCGCCGCAACGGACGCCGGTGCTCTATCAAGCCGGGGTATCGACCCGCGGCCGCGCCTTCGCCGCAAAACACGCCGAATGCGTGTTCTTCGCGACCTCGACCAAGGAGAACGTCCGCGCGATTGTCAGGGATGTGCGAGCGCAGGCGGTCGGGAACGGCCGTAGGGCCGAAGACCTGGTCGTCTTCTTGAGCCGTTCCTTCATTGTGGGCCGGACGCGCAAGGAAGCGGAGGAGAAGTTCGCGGATTACCGGGCGTATGGCAGCGTCGAAGGCGCGCTGGCGCATTTCGCAAGTTCGGTCGGCATCGACTACGCGAAAGAAGATCTCGACGCGCCGCTGCGGCACGAGCAGTCCAACTCCATGCAATCGATTCTGGAGGCGGTGACCACCCGCAGCACTGAGCAATGGACGCTGCGGAAGCTGCTCGGCCAGATGGGCCTCGGCAGCCGAACGATGCCCTTTGTCGGCTCGGCCGAGGAGGTTGCCGATGAGATGCAGGGCTGGGTCGAGGAGACCGGCATCGACGGCTTCAATCTCAGCCGTGTGGTAACGCCGGAAGGCCTTGAGGACTTTGTCGATCTGGTCGTCCCGATCCTGCAAGAGCGCGGCGTCTACAAGACCGCGTATCGCGAGGGAACGTTGCGGAAAAAACTCTTTGGAGGCGCTTCCGGACGCCTGCGGGAGTCGCATGTCGGCGCATCTTATCGCCACCGCCGAGTGAATGACGATGGGCCCGATCACGCGTCTCGGCCGGCGGTGGTGTCTTGA
- a CDS encoding methionine ABC transporter permease, which translates to MSLDLINLIVQSTWESLFMVATSALIATLFGLPLGIFLATSRKGELFAAPAVNSILGVVVNATRSTPFIILVVAIIPFTRLVAGTSIGSGAAIVPLTIAATPFIARLVEGAIREVDAGLIETASSFGASPLQVVFKVLIPEALPGLVLALTLAVVSLLGYSAMVGAVGGGGLGDLGIRYGYQRFMPDMMVAVVVVLIALVQTVQTVGDYLARRVNRRLRHR; encoded by the coding sequence ATGTCGCTTGATCTCATCAACTTGATTGTCCAGTCGACATGGGAAAGCCTTTTCATGGTCGCGACCTCTGCCCTTATCGCGACGCTTTTCGGCCTTCCGCTCGGAATCTTTCTGGCGACCAGCCGCAAGGGCGAGTTGTTTGCCGCGCCGGCGGTCAACTCGATCCTCGGCGTTGTCGTCAATGCGACCCGATCGACGCCCTTCATCATTCTTGTGGTCGCCATCATTCCGTTTACGCGCCTGGTGGCGGGAACCTCCATTGGATCAGGGGCGGCGATCGTTCCGCTCACCATTGCGGCGACACCCTTCATCGCGCGGCTGGTCGAGGGCGCGATCCGCGAAGTGGATGCCGGCCTGATCGAGACAGCGTCGTCGTTCGGCGCCAGTCCGCTGCAGGTCGTGTTCAAGGTGTTGATCCCTGAAGCGCTGCCGGGGCTTGTGCTGGCGTTGACGCTCGCAGTGGTGAGCCTGCTCGGCTATTCGGCGATGGTGGGCGCTGTCGGCGGCGGAGGCCTGGGCGATTTGGGCATCCGTTACGGTTATCAGCGCTTTATGCCGGACATGATGGTTGCCGTGGTGGTCGTTCTCATCGCGCTTGTGCAGACCGTGCAGACCGTGGGCGACTACCTGGCGCGCCGGGTCAACCGCCGCCTGCGGCATCGGTAG
- a CDS encoding methionine ABC transporter ATP-binding protein, with protein sequence MNAHQSVRAGQPVQSSEVIAPDAPVLEAMVRFEAVSKVYPAHRNKPSVRALEDVDFAIARGSITGVIGRSGAGKSSLVRLINGLEKPTTGRVIVADSDISSLSGRELRLAQRSIGMIFQHFNLLSSRTAADNIALPLEIAGWSKSDIASRVSELLDLVDIADKRDRYPSELSGGQKQRIGIARALATRPNVLLSDEATSALDPQTTRSILDLLANINRELGVTIILITHEMSVVRQLAKEVIVLDAGHIIEKGHVADIFTHPRHSITQTFLSEALGDAIPVSLTSRLQQQPRPGGQAVIRVLVRGLDGGATLVARLARELAIDVALLSARIDEIGGQQIGSLTLGVPDDDTKAAQVLSYLSQHRYSVERLGYVA encoded by the coding sequence ATGAATGCTCATCAATCGGTGAGGGCCGGGCAACCGGTTCAATCATCTGAGGTTATTGCGCCCGACGCGCCCGTATTGGAGGCGATGGTTCGATTCGAGGCCGTTTCGAAAGTCTATCCGGCCCACCGCAATAAGCCGAGCGTGCGCGCGCTGGAAGATGTCGATTTCGCGATCGCGCGCGGGTCCATCACTGGTGTCATCGGCCGTTCCGGAGCCGGCAAGTCGAGTCTTGTCCGTCTGATCAACGGTTTGGAAAAGCCGACGACCGGTCGCGTCATCGTCGCCGATAGCGACATATCGAGCCTTTCCGGTCGTGAACTCCGGCTGGCGCAGCGTTCCATCGGCATGATCTTCCAGCACTTCAATCTGCTGTCGTCGCGGACGGCGGCGGACAACATCGCCCTGCCGCTGGAAATCGCGGGCTGGTCGAAATCCGACATCGCGTCGAGAGTTTCCGAACTGCTCGACCTCGTCGATATCGCCGACAAGCGCGATCGCTATCCGTCCGAGCTATCCGGCGGTCAGAAACAACGGATCGGTATCGCCCGCGCACTGGCAACACGACCCAACGTCTTGTTGTCGGACGAAGCAACCTCGGCGCTCGATCCGCAGACGACGCGCTCAATCCTCGATCTGTTGGCAAACATCAATCGGGAACTCGGGGTCACGATCATCCTGATTACCCACGAGATGTCCGTCGTCAGGCAACTCGCCAAAGAGGTCATCGTGCTTGATGCCGGGCATATTATCGAAAAAGGGCATGTCGCAGACATCTTCACCCATCCACGGCACTCGATCACGCAGACATTTCTTTCCGAGGCACTCGGCGACGCGATTCCGGTGTCGTTGACCAGCCGGTTGCAACAACAGCCTAGACCCGGCGGTCAGGCCGTCATTCGCGTGCTGGTGCGGGGACTGGACGGTGGCGCTACGCTGGTGGCCCGCCTGGCGCGGGAACTCGCCATCGACGTGGCGTTGCTGTCGGCGCGCATCGACGAGATTGGCGGCCAGCAGATCGGTTCGCTGACGCTCGGCGTGCCGGACGACGATACCAAGGCAGCGCAGGTGCTGTCCTATCTTTCACAACATCGATACTCCGTGGAGCGTCTTGGCTATGTCGCTTGA
- a CDS encoding 4Fe-4S dicluster domain-containing protein: protein MIEVIDAERCTSCDICVNVCPTNVFDKTDGIPVIARQADCQTCFLCELYCPEDALFVSPFADLPQDVDVVALKQGVAMGSYRRAVGWTDETKTLRGIDRSYLLFGH from the coding sequence ATGATCGAAGTCATCGATGCCGAGCGATGCACGTCCTGCGATATCTGCGTGAACGTCTGCCCGACCAACGTTTTCGACAAAACGGATGGGATTCCGGTCATCGCTCGCCAGGCTGACTGTCAAACCTGTTTCCTTTGTGAGCTGTATTGTCCCGAGGATGCGCTGTTCGTGTCGCCGTTCGCTGATCTGCCGCAGGATGTGGATGTGGTGGCCCTGAAACAGGGTGTCGCGATGGGCAGCTATCGCCGCGCCGTCGGCTGGACGGATGAGACCAAAACGCTTCGCGGCATCGACCGCAGCTACCTGCTGTTCGGGCATTAA
- a CDS encoding FAD-dependent oxidoreductase has product MINRSVRAEKVSAAAGSVEFDADVLVLGGGPAGTWAAISAAEHGARVVLADKGFCGTSGTTAAAGTGVWYIDPDPALREAAMANREKMGGYLQDRRWMARVLDRTYDRSNRLADWGYPYPVDDSGKSKRNSLQGPEYMRLMRKRTKQAGVTILDHSPALELLLDEDGAVAGATGLRRQKHDRWIVRAKAVVIATGGCAFLSKTLGSNVLTGDGYLMAAEAGAELTSMEFSNPYAISAAFGSVTKTLFYGWATFSYEDGSIVPGAASKGGRSAIARALLQGPVYARLDKADSDVQRHMRASQPNFFLPFDRTGIDPFTERFPVTLRLEGTVRGTGGLRIVDDNCATSVPGLYAAGDAATRELICGGFTGGGSHNAAWAMSSGSWAGQGAADYAGQIGSTKRRVSRAGTIGLRDRAARPFNPAELAKAVQDEVFPYELNYFREAGRLGGSLDRLDSLWRAASEAGAASDSDLLRVRESAAMLATARWMYRSGLARKESRGMHRRDDFPDQDERLRHYITTGGLDEVWTSVRPHAATSYAEAAE; this is encoded by the coding sequence ATGATTAATCGATCTGTCCGCGCCGAAAAGGTCTCTGCGGCGGCGGGATCTGTTGAGTTCGACGCGGATGTTCTGGTTCTTGGCGGCGGCCCGGCAGGCACATGGGCTGCGATCAGCGCGGCGGAGCACGGTGCGCGCGTCGTTCTCGCTGATAAGGGTTTCTGCGGCACTTCCGGCACGACGGCTGCGGCCGGAACAGGTGTTTGGTACATCGATCCGGATCCGGCGCTGCGCGAAGCCGCGATGGCCAATCGCGAGAAGATGGGTGGATATCTCCAGGACCGCCGCTGGATGGCCCGGGTGCTCGATCGCACGTACGACCGAAGCAACCGGCTGGCCGATTGGGGTTATCCTTATCCGGTCGATGACAGCGGGAAATCCAAGCGCAACTCGCTGCAGGGGCCGGAATATATGCGGCTGATGCGCAAGCGGACCAAGCAAGCCGGTGTGACCATTCTTGACCACAGCCCGGCTCTCGAATTGCTCCTCGATGAAGATGGCGCAGTTGCAGGCGCGACGGGTCTGCGCCGTCAAAAGCATGATCGGTGGATCGTGCGCGCCAAGGCCGTCGTGATTGCGACTGGCGGCTGTGCCTTTCTCAGCAAGACGCTGGGATCGAACGTCTTGACGGGTGACGGTTACCTGATGGCGGCGGAGGCCGGCGCCGAATTGACCAGCATGGAGTTTTCAAATCCTTATGCGATCTCGGCTGCATTCGGCTCGGTCACCAAGACGCTGTTCTATGGCTGGGCAACATTCTCCTATGAAGATGGCAGCATCGTTCCCGGCGCGGCCTCGAAGGGCGGAAGATCGGCGATCGCCCGGGCGCTGCTGCAGGGGCCGGTCTACGCGCGTCTCGACAAGGCCGACAGCGATGTGCAGCGACATATGCGGGCGTCGCAGCCGAATTTCTTCCTGCCGTTTGATCGTACCGGCATCGATCCGTTCACCGAGCGCTTCCCGGTTACGCTACGCTTGGAGGGCACGGTTCGCGGCACCGGCGGGCTTCGCATCGTCGATGACAACTGCGCAACCAGTGTGCCAGGCCTGTATGCTGCGGGCGACGCCGCGACCCGCGAACTGATCTGCGGCGGGTTTACCGGGGGCGGCAGCCACAACGCGGCGTGGGCGATGTCGTCCGGCAGTTGGGCGGGGCAGGGCGCTGCCGACTATGCCGGGCAAATCGGATCGACAAAGCGAAGGGTATCGCGGGCCGGCACCATAGGCCTCCGTGACCGGGCTGCCAGGCCATTCAACCCTGCCGAGTTGGCCAAGGCGGTTCAGGACGAAGTCTTTCCCTACGAATTGAACTACTTTCGAGAAGCGGGACGTCTCGGCGGATCGTTGGATCGTCTCGACTCGCTTTGGCGCGCCGCTTCCGAAGCGGGGGCGGCCAGCGACTCCGACTTGCTGCGTGTCCGGGAAAGCGCCGCCATGCTGGCGACCGCGCGCTGGATGTACCGGAGCGGGCTTGCCCGCAAGGAAAGCCGCGGCATGCACCGGCGCGACGATTTTCCCGATCAGGACGAGCGCCTCCGGCATTACATCACGACGGGCGGTCTTGATGAGGTCTGGACCTCGGTTCGGCCGCATGCAGCCACGAGCTATGCGGAGGCGGCGGAATGA